In Desulforhopalus sp., the genomic stretch GTGCAAACGAAACTTATGCCCTTGCGGTACAAGAACTAATTATAGAGGTACTTGCAATGAAAACATTTGGTGGTCCGGCCATCCTTCTGGATAGAAGTGATATCAATACCGACGAAATAATTCCAGCCAAATATCTCACTGAGATAACCAAAATGGCCCTTAAACCGCATCTCCTGGAGGATCTACTCCTGGGTGGCCAACCTTTTGCTCCAGCGTCCGAGGTGATGCAACGAACAAGAGTTGTGATAACACGGGCCAATTTTGGTTGCGGTTCCTCTCGGGAACACGCTGTTTGGGCCTTTGAGGTAAATGATATTAACGTTATTATTGCCGAGAGTTTTGCCAGGATTTTTCGGCAAAACATGTTCAATTGCGGGATATTGGCAGTGGAACTGAGCAAGGATCAGGTTGATGCTCTCTTCGCCATGCGCGGAGATATTACGATCAATATAGATCTTGAGAAAGATCTATTAACGGCATCTTCAACCGATGCATCTCAATCAAGTCTAACGTGTACATTTTCCCTAAATTCTTTTGATAAAGAATTGGTTTCAGCTGGTGGCTGGTTGTCCTACGCCGCCCGAAAGTACTAAACTGTTGTACTAAGAAACCTAAAATAAGAACGCAACGGGCCGGGATCTTTTCCGATCTCAGCCCGTTGCGTTCTTATTCCTGAAGAAATGCTTATAATCCACAGTCACGCAATTCCTGAATCACCTTCTGCTGTTCTTCTGTTAATTCCTTGGGAACCTTGACACCTATCCGCACATAAAGGTCTCCTCGTTGCCCCAAAGGACCAATCGGTAACCCATAGTTTTTCAAGCGAAGTCGAGAATCATGGGTTGTTCCTGGAGCCACCTTAACCATAAATTTTTTACCTTCCAAGGTTTCCACTTCAAGCGAAGTACCAAAGCAGGCCTCGCTGAAGCTAATAAGCTTTTGGGTTATAAGGTCGTCGCCATCTCTTGAAAAGGTGTCATTAGATTCAATATCAACTTTCAGATAAAGATCACCGGGTGGGCCACCATTGCGCGAGGCTCCCCCCTGCCCCTGAAGGCGAAGTTTTTTTCCGGCCTCAATCCCCTTAGGAATTTTAACCGATACATTCTGCGGAGTGCCGTTCTTACGCAAGGTTATGGTTCGTTCCGCTCCATTCAAGACATCTCCAAGGGTGACGGTGATTTGATAGGTCATATCCTGACCTTTCTCCGGCGCACTATGGCATCCACCGCCACATCCACCCTGTCCGCCCTGATTAAAAAATGATGCAAAGTTATTGCCGCCACCCATGGTGGAGCGAAAATGACCAGACTGGCCACCAGCACCTCCAAAACCAAATTGGCGAAGCACATCGTTAAGATCAAAGCCACGAAAAATATCCTCTTGGGAATACCGCTGGTGAAAATCCGCGGAGCCGTAGAGATCATATTGTTTCTTCTTTTCCGGATCGGATAGCACGGCATATGCCTCGTTTATTTCTTTAAACTTCGACTCAGCCTTCTTATCGTCCTTGTTTTTATCCGGGTGATACTTATGCGCAAGTTTTCTGTACGCCTTCTTAATCTCCGATAAAGAGGAATCCTTTTTTACTCCGAGCAATTCATAGTAATCCATTGTGGCAAACCAGCAGATTTAGCTTTTAACAATCTTCAACTCCCAAGTAATCGTGCAACAGACGATACGAACGGATTGTGGTGCAGTCAATCAACTTTTGGGAGAAATATCATTGGCATTAAAAGCAAGAAGAGCGTGATACCCTTTCAGGTTTCACACTCTTCTTGCAACTGACAATGTCGGTGCTGAAAATGTGTCGGGCGAGTTACTAGAACGGAACGTCTTCTCCGGTACTGCCACCCATTATGCCTCCGAATGGTTCCGGTGGTAAAGGCGGTTGTTCGTAGCCGCCGCCACCATCACCACTGCGCGGGGTAAGATTTTGGACGGTTGTTGCAATAACTTCGGTGGTATATCGATCGACACCGGCCTGATCTTTCCATTTTCGAGTTTGCAGCCTTCCTTCAACATACACCTTAGAGCCCTTGGAAAGATAGTTGCCGCAAAATTCAGCACTTTTATCCCAAACTATCACTCTATGCCATTCTGTCTCATCCTGCATATTGCCGTCACGATCTTTCCATTTTCTGTTAGTAGCAACGCTAAGTGTGGCCACGGCGGTGCCGCTTTGAGTATAGCGAAGCTCTGGATCGGAACCTAAATTTCCTATAAGTATAACCTTGTTGACCATGATAGAATCCTCAGATGGTTAAATAAGTTAGCCATGTAATCGAATTTCCCTCGGCTAATGGATACTGCCAATATACGAAAGAATGTAGAAAGAACAAGATCAAATTTGTCGCCCCTAGACTCCCAACCGAGTGGTAAATAGACCAGCTGTCAACGAACAGAACGATCCAGCATCTTTGCAAGCCCACCCCTATCGGCGGGAACGAAGCCCATGACCTCTCGCCAGATCTCTTCACTTTCCATGCAAAAATATATACAGGTGGCCTTATCAGCTTTTTCCTTTAAATGCGAGTAGATATGCTTATAGAGACTAACCCTTTGCGGCCGGAAATACCTCGATTTGCCGTCAAGCCCGGTGATAAATTCCTGAAAATATATCCTAGACCGAGGAAATCGTTGGATTCCGATTTCTTTTAAGTGTGGGAGAAAACGCAAAGCTCCCAAGGATATCCAGGCAATCGACGATGCCGGGACTTTTTCAAAGAGCCTGTTGATCGTTGCCGTATAACCATCCTGCCATCCCTGATAATCGATGATCGGATCGAAATGAAAAGCCAGCCGATACCCCCAATCAGCACATTGCCGGGCAGCATCAAGCCGTTCCTCCAGAGTAGCAGAGCGTATTTCATAGCTGGCCATTATATGTGTGCTGTTCAATGACCAGGCTATAATTGTCCGGCCGTTATGGGACAGCCCTTCCAAATTATCGATGACTGCACTCTTGGTCTTCAGCTCTAGGACTGCATTGGTTTT encodes the following:
- a CDS encoding 3-isopropylmalate dehydratase small subunit; the protein is MKTFGGPAILLDRSDINTDEIIPAKYLTEITKMALKPHLLEDLLLGGQPFAPASEVMQRTRVVITRANFGCGSSREHAVWAFEVNDINVIIAESFARIFRQNMFNCGILAVELSKDQVDALFAMRGDITINIDLEKDLLTASSTDASQSSLTCTFSLNSFDKELVSAGGWLSYAARKY
- a CDS encoding DnaJ domain-containing protein, producing MDYYELLGVKKDSSLSEIKKAYRKLAHKYHPDKNKDDKKAESKFKEINEAYAVLSDPEKKKQYDLYGSADFHQRYSQEDIFRGFDLNDVLRQFGFGGAGGQSGHFRSTMGGGNNFASFFNQGGQGGCGGGCHSAPEKGQDMTYQITVTLGDVLNGAERTITLRKNGTPQNVSVKIPKGIEAGKKLRLQGQGGASRNGGPPGDLYLKVDIESNDTFSRDGDDLITQKLISFSEACFGTSLEVETLEGKKFMVKVAPGTTHDSRLRLKNYGLPIGPLGQRGDLYVRIGVKVPKELTEEQQKVIQELRDCGL
- a CDS encoding single-stranded DNA-binding protein; translation: MVNKVILIGNLGSDPELRYTQSGTAVATLSVATNRKWKDRDGNMQDETEWHRVIVWDKSAEFCGNYLSKGSKVYVEGRLQTRKWKDQAGVDRYTTEVIATTVQNLTPRSGDGGGGYEQPPLPPEPFGGIMGGSTGEDVPF
- a CDS encoding DNA photolyase; this encodes MVKNHSWKDPSRYINTLYIEESCLELDYTQEILARAKLPWFVVPERQKPNDLGDDFVGNLTAGKQQLYLCNNRGLFFKPCPGTREYQCCAYQVLNTGTNCPIDCIYCILQTYLNTPWLTFHVNTGQLFNELSQSLAKNPQQFFRIGTGEFTDSLAIDRITCLSRPLVEFIGQKTNAVLELKTKSAVIDNLEGLSHNGRTIIAWSLNSTHIMASYEIRSATLEERLDAARQCADWGYRLAFHFDPIIDYQGWQDGYTATINRLFEKVPASSIAWISLGALRFLPHLKEIGIQRFPRSRIYFQEFITGLDGKSRYFRPQRVSLYKHIYSHLKEKADKATCIYFCMESEEIWREVMGFVPADRGGLAKMLDRSVR